A genomic stretch from Streptomyces venezuelae ATCC 10712 includes:
- a CDS encoding DUF3090 domain-containing protein — MSRQVFLYDPPERFVAGTVGLPGRRTFFLQASAGGRVTSVALEKTQVAALAERMDELLDEVVRRTGGNAPVPAVAPAEVSDTAPLDVPVEEEFRVGTMALAWDGEEQRMIVEAQALVELDVDSEEDLAEAEERLLQDEENGPPMLRVRLSGAQARAFAKRALDVVNAGRPPCPLCSLPLDPEGHVCPRQNGYRRGA; from the coding sequence GTGTCCCGTCAGGTGTTCCTCTACGACCCACCGGAGCGTTTCGTGGCCGGTACGGTCGGGCTGCCTGGCCGCCGTACGTTCTTCCTCCAGGCGTCCGCCGGCGGCCGGGTCACCAGCGTCGCCCTGGAGAAGACACAGGTCGCCGCCCTCGCCGAGCGGATGGACGAGCTCCTCGACGAGGTCGTCCGCCGCACCGGGGGCAACGCGCCCGTGCCCGCCGTCGCCCCCGCCGAGGTCTCCGACACCGCCCCCCTCGACGTGCCCGTCGAGGAGGAGTTCCGAGTCGGCACCATGGCCCTCGCCTGGGACGGCGAGGAGCAGCGCATGATCGTCGAGGCGCAGGCGCTCGTCGAGCTCGACGTGGACTCCGAGGAGGACCTCGCCGAGGCCGAGGAGCGGCTGCTCCAGGACGAGGAGAACGGGCCGCCGATGCTCCGGGTCCGCCTCAGCGGTGCCCAGGCCCGCGCCTTCGCCAAGCGGGCCCTGGACGTCGTCAACGCCGGCCGGCCGCCCTGCCCGCTGTGCAGCCTGCCGCTCGACCCCGAGGGCCACGTCTGCCCGCGCCAGAACGGATACCGCCGCGGAGCATGA
- the mshC gene encoding cysteine--1-D-myo-inosityl 2-amino-2-deoxy-alpha-D-glucopyranoside ligase, with protein MHAWPASEVPALPGKGRDLRIHDTATGGRVTLAPGPVARIYVCGITPYDATHMGHAATYNAFDLVQRVWLDTKRQVHYVQNVTDVDDPLLERAIRDGVDWVGLAERETALFREDMTALRMLPPQHYIGAVEAIPGIVPLVERLRDSGAAYELDGDIYFSVDADPHFGEVSHYSTELMRHLSAERGGDPERPGKKNPLDPMLWMAAREGEPSWDGASLGAGRPGWHIECVAIALDHLGMGFDVQGGGSDLIFPHHEMGASHAQALTGEFPMAKAYVHAGMVALDGEKMSKSKGNLVFVSKLRRDGVDPAAIRLALLSHRYRDDWEWTDQVLRDAQERLGRWRAAVSRPDGPSADALVEELREALSDDLDTPTALVAVDRWAELQAAEGGTDDSAPGLVSRAVDALLGVAL; from the coding sequence ATGCATGCCTGGCCCGCTTCTGAGGTCCCCGCCCTTCCCGGCAAGGGCCGCGACCTCCGGATCCACGACACCGCGACCGGTGGACGAGTGACCCTCGCCCCCGGCCCCGTCGCCCGTATCTACGTCTGCGGCATCACGCCGTACGACGCGACCCACATGGGTCACGCGGCGACCTACAACGCGTTCGACCTCGTTCAGCGCGTGTGGCTCGACACCAAGCGGCAGGTGCACTACGTCCAGAACGTCACGGACGTGGACGATCCGCTCCTGGAGCGAGCGATCCGTGACGGCGTCGACTGGGTCGGCCTGGCCGAGCGTGAGACCGCCCTGTTCCGCGAGGACATGACCGCCCTGCGGATGCTGCCCCCGCAGCACTACATCGGCGCCGTCGAAGCCATACCCGGCATCGTCCCGCTCGTCGAGCGCCTCCGGGACTCCGGAGCCGCCTACGAACTCGACGGCGACATCTACTTCTCCGTCGACGCCGACCCGCACTTCGGCGAGGTCTCCCACTACAGCACCGAGCTGATGCGCCACCTCTCCGCCGAGCGCGGCGGCGACCCGGAGCGCCCCGGCAAGAAGAACCCGCTCGACCCGATGCTCTGGATGGCCGCCCGCGAGGGCGAGCCGAGCTGGGACGGCGCCAGCCTCGGCGCCGGCCGCCCGGGCTGGCACATCGAGTGCGTCGCCATCGCCCTCGACCACCTCGGCATGGGCTTCGACGTGCAGGGCGGCGGCTCCGACCTGATCTTCCCGCACCACGAGATGGGCGCCTCGCACGCCCAGGCGCTGACCGGCGAGTTCCCCATGGCCAAGGCGTACGTCCACGCCGGCATGGTCGCCCTCGACGGCGAGAAGATGTCGAAGTCCAAGGGCAACCTGGTCTTCGTCTCCAAGCTCCGCCGGGACGGCGTCGACCCGGCCGCCATCCGGCTCGCGCTCCTCTCCCACCGCTACCGCGACGACTGGGAGTGGACCGACCAGGTCCTGCGGGACGCCCAGGAGCGGCTCGGCCGCTGGCGCGCCGCTGTCTCGCGTCCCGACGGCCCGTCCGCCGACGCGCTCGTCGAGGAGCTCCGCGAGGCGCTCTCCGACGACCTCGACACCCCCACCGCGCTCGTCGCGGTCGACCGCTGGGCCGAGCTCCAGGCCGCCGAGGGCGGGACCGACGACTCCGCCCCCGGTCTCGTCTCCCGTGCCGTCGACGCACTGCTCGGTGTGGCCCTGTAG
- a CDS encoding LLM class F420-dependent oxidoreductase yields MRLGINLGYWGAGMDGDNLAVAQEADRLGYDVCWAAEAYGSDAPTVLAWVAAKTERIDVGSAIMQIPARQPAMTAMTAATLDSLTGGRFRLGLGVSGPQVSEGWYGVKFDKPLARTREYVEIVRKAMSRERLTHDGEHWTLPLPGGPGKPIKLTVHPEREHIPLYIAAIGPKNLEQTGEIADGALLIFPSAAHLEETALRHIRAGREKAGLTMDGFDVCPTVPLALGDDVDALADVFRPYTALYVGGMGSRKQNFYNQLAQRMGYEKEAAEIQDKYLAGDKAGAAAAVPQSLIDQTALLGPVERIAERMTAYAEAGVTTLTLAPAGFTLDERVAALRAGVEAMERAGLA; encoded by the coding sequence ATGCGGCTCGGCATCAACCTCGGCTACTGGGGTGCGGGCATGGACGGCGACAACCTCGCCGTCGCCCAGGAGGCGGACCGCCTCGGCTACGACGTGTGCTGGGCCGCGGAGGCCTACGGTTCCGACGCCCCCACGGTCCTCGCCTGGGTCGCGGCGAAGACCGAACGGATCGACGTGGGCTCCGCGATCATGCAGATCCCGGCCCGCCAGCCGGCGATGACGGCCATGACCGCCGCCACCCTCGACTCGCTGACCGGCGGCCGCTTCCGCCTCGGCCTCGGCGTCTCCGGGCCGCAGGTCTCCGAGGGCTGGTACGGCGTGAAGTTCGACAAGCCGCTCGCCCGGACCCGCGAGTACGTCGAGATCGTCCGCAAGGCCATGTCCCGGGAGCGCCTCACCCACGACGGCGAGCACTGGACCCTGCCGCTCCCCGGCGGCCCCGGCAAGCCCATCAAGCTCACCGTCCACCCGGAGCGCGAGCACATCCCGCTCTACATCGCGGCGATCGGACCCAAGAACCTGGAGCAGACCGGCGAGATCGCCGACGGCGCCCTGCTCATCTTCCCCTCGGCCGCCCACCTGGAGGAGACCGCGCTGCGGCACATCCGCGCCGGCCGGGAGAAGGCCGGCCTGACGATGGACGGCTTCGACGTCTGTCCCACCGTGCCCCTCGCCCTCGGCGACGACGTCGACGCCCTCGCCGACGTGTTCCGGCCGTACACCGCGCTGTACGTCGGCGGCATGGGCAGCCGCAAGCAGAACTTCTACAACCAGCTCGCCCAGCGCATGGGGTACGAGAAGGAGGCCGCCGAGATCCAGGACAAGTACCTGGCCGGCGACAAGGCGGGCGCGGCGGCGGCCGTGCCGCAGAGCCTGATCGACCAGACGGCGCTGCTCGGCCCCGTGGAGCGGATCGCCGAGCGGATGACGGCCTACGCGGAGGCCGGGGTCACCACCCTCACCCTCGCCCCGGCCGGCTTCACCCTGGACGAGCGGGTGGCGGCCCTGCGGGCGGGCGTGGAGGCCATGGAGCGTGCGGGCCTGGCGTAG
- a CDS encoding NPCBM/NEW2 domain-containing protein, with amino-acid sequence MQSSSRMKVALAGAVLGLLAAFAGPGSTASATPTDTTVGDLTGFAADGAVYRLTAGQAQARVSFVTADTFRIELAPDGAFTDPTGTDITLPQGPPPATTWRDLGDRYELSSPQVTLRAYKSPLRFAALRADGTPLWSEARGLSWTADRTTQTLARGATEQFYGAGMQNGRGNTSHRDKTVEVGVDYNWNDGGHPNSVPFYLSSAGYGVYRNTYAPNTYAFNEPVTTSAKERRFDAYYFAGTGSDAAKDVIGQYTRLTGKPFLPPVYGLEIGDADCYLHNANRGERHTLDALKVADGYVAHDMPNGWMLVNDGYGCGYENLAEASTGLGARGMKLGLWTEDGIDKLEEQVKAGQRVAKLDVAWVGEGYKFALDGCKDAHAGIEAHSDARGFTWAPESWSGAQRCGVQWSGDQSGSWEYIRWQIPTYAGASMSGLAYTTGDVDGIFGGSAKTYTRDLQWKTFLPVTMTMDGWAANDKQPFRYGEPSTSINRASLKLHEALLPYIYSHAHQATRTGVGLARPLALEYPDDPKAATDAAKYEFLSGEDFLVAPVYQDAVERDGIYLPKGTWIDYWSGRTYEGPVTVDDYSAPLDTLPLFVRAGATVPMWPGDIRSYTDRAPGDPLAWDIYPKGSSSFELYEDDGVTREHRTGRYATQRAEVRAPNGGPGDVTVRIGASQGTYTGKPAARPYAFTVHTGDAPGNVKLDGRRLPALTSRAAFDAAPQGWWYDRDERGGVVRVKTAALSTGRGFELKLTDTSAVGGAVAGAPAALAVPTGQELGAGVPGTVAVDVTAGTRDATDVRVSLAAPAGWRVTPAAPIGRIPAGTTRRVAVTVTPAAGAEPGEATLTATARHRAAGTDRTATQRFAVGVMPPPPTGDAWASDLVWLRSTNGWGPPERDRSNGESGAADGHPLTLAGTTYTKGIGAHADSDIEVYLGGRCTTFTADVGIDDEINGYGDVAFSVEADGKVLWTSPRLTGASATLPVNVDVTGARHVRLRVTDTNGSKSGDHGDWAAARFGCA; translated from the coding sequence ATGCAATCATCATCACGCATGAAAGTTGCACTCGCCGGAGCCGTCCTCGGGCTCCTCGCGGCCTTCGCGGGACCCGGCTCCACCGCGTCGGCCACCCCCACCGACACCACGGTCGGCGACCTCACCGGCTTCGCCGCCGACGGAGCCGTCTACCGGCTGACCGCCGGCCAGGCCCAGGCCCGGGTCAGCTTCGTCACCGCCGACACCTTCCGCATCGAACTGGCCCCCGACGGCGCGTTCACCGACCCCACCGGCACCGACATCACGCTGCCCCAGGGCCCGCCCCCGGCCACCACCTGGCGCGACCTGGGCGACCGCTACGAACTGAGCAGCCCTCAGGTCACCCTCCGCGCCTACAAGTCGCCGCTCCGCTTCGCCGCCCTGCGCGCCGACGGCACCCCGCTCTGGAGCGAGGCCCGCGGCCTCAGCTGGACCGCCGACCGGACCACACAGACCCTCGCCCGCGGCGCCACCGAGCAGTTCTACGGCGCCGGCATGCAGAACGGCCGCGGCAACACCTCCCACCGCGACAAGACCGTCGAGGTCGGCGTCGACTACAACTGGAACGACGGCGGCCACCCCAACTCCGTGCCGTTCTACCTCTCCTCGGCCGGATACGGCGTCTACCGCAACACCTACGCGCCGAACACCTACGCGTTCAACGAGCCCGTCACCACCAGCGCCAAGGAACGCCGCTTCGACGCCTACTACTTCGCGGGCACCGGCTCCGACGCCGCCAAGGACGTCATAGGCCAGTACACCCGGCTCACCGGCAAACCGTTCCTGCCGCCCGTGTACGGCCTGGAGATCGGCGACGCCGACTGCTACCTCCACAACGCCAACCGGGGCGAGCGCCACACCCTCGACGCCCTGAAGGTCGCCGACGGCTACGTCGCCCACGACATGCCCAACGGCTGGATGCTCGTCAACGACGGCTACGGCTGCGGCTACGAGAACCTCGCCGAGGCCTCCACCGGACTCGGCGCCCGCGGCATGAAGCTCGGCCTGTGGACCGAGGACGGCATCGACAAGCTCGAAGAGCAGGTCAAGGCCGGCCAGCGGGTCGCCAAGCTCGACGTCGCCTGGGTCGGCGAGGGCTACAAGTTCGCCCTCGACGGCTGCAAGGACGCCCACGCCGGCATCGAGGCCCACAGCGACGCCCGCGGCTTCACCTGGGCCCCCGAGAGCTGGTCCGGCGCCCAGCGCTGCGGCGTCCAGTGGTCCGGCGACCAGTCCGGCAGCTGGGAGTACATCCGCTGGCAGATCCCGACCTACGCGGGCGCCTCCATGTCCGGACTCGCCTACACCACCGGGGACGTCGACGGCATCTTCGGCGGCAGCGCCAAGACGTACACCCGCGACCTCCAGTGGAAGACCTTCCTGCCCGTCACCATGACCATGGACGGCTGGGCCGCCAACGACAAGCAGCCCTTCCGCTACGGCGAGCCCTCCACCAGCATCAACCGCGCCTCCCTCAAGCTCCACGAGGCCCTGCTCCCGTACATCTACAGCCACGCCCACCAGGCCACCCGGACCGGCGTCGGCCTCGCCCGGCCGCTCGCCCTCGAGTACCCGGACGACCCGAAGGCCGCCACCGACGCCGCCAAGTACGAATTCCTCAGCGGCGAGGACTTCCTCGTCGCCCCCGTCTACCAGGACGCCGTGGAGCGCGACGGCATCTACCTCCCGAAGGGCACCTGGATCGACTACTGGAGCGGCCGCACCTACGAAGGCCCCGTCACCGTCGACGACTACAGCGCCCCCCTCGACACCCTGCCCCTGTTCGTACGGGCCGGGGCGACCGTCCCGATGTGGCCCGGCGACATCCGCTCGTACACCGACCGCGCCCCCGGCGACCCGCTCGCCTGGGACATCTACCCCAAGGGCAGCTCCTCCTTCGAGCTGTACGAGGACGACGGCGTGACCCGCGAGCACCGCACCGGCCGCTACGCCACCCAGCGCGCCGAGGTCCGCGCGCCGAACGGCGGCCCCGGCGACGTCACCGTCCGCATCGGCGCCAGCCAGGGCACGTACACCGGCAAGCCGGCCGCCCGGCCGTACGCCTTCACCGTCCACACCGGCGACGCCCCCGGCAACGTCAAGCTCGACGGGCGGCGGCTCCCCGCCCTCACCTCACGCGCCGCCTTCGACGCCGCCCCGCAGGGCTGGTGGTACGACCGCGACGAGCGCGGGGGAGTGGTCCGGGTCAAGACGGCCGCCCTGTCCACCGGCCGCGGCTTCGAACTGAAGCTGACCGACACCAGCGCGGTCGGCGGCGCCGTCGCGGGCGCCCCCGCCGCCCTCGCCGTCCCCACCGGCCAGGAGCTCGGCGCCGGAGTGCCCGGCACCGTCGCCGTGGACGTCACCGCGGGCACCCGGGACGCCACCGACGTACGGGTCTCCCTGGCCGCCCCGGCCGGCTGGCGGGTCACCCCCGCCGCGCCGATCGGCCGCATCCCGGCCGGCACCACCCGCCGGGTCGCGGTCACCGTCACCCCGGCCGCCGGCGCCGAGCCCGGCGAGGCCACCCTCACCGCGACCGCCCGGCACCGCGCCGCCGGCACCGACCGCACCGCGACCCAGCGGTTCGCGGTCGGCGTGATGCCCCCGCCGCCCACCGGCGACGCCTGGGCGAGCGACCTCGTCTGGCTCCGCTCCACCAACGGCTGGGGCCCGCCCGAACGCGACCGCTCCAACGGCGAGTCCGGGGCCGCCGACGGCCACCCGCTCACCCTCGCGGGCACGACCTACACGAAGGGCATCGGCGCCCACGCCGACTCCGACATCGAGGTCTACCTCGGCGGCCGCTGCACCACCTTCACCGCCGACGTCGGCATCGACGACGAGATCAACGGCTACGGTGACGTGGCCTTCTCCGTCGAGGCCGACGGCAAGGTCCTGTGGACCTCGCCCCGGCTCACCGGGGCCTCCGCGACCCTGCCCGTGAACGTCGACGTGACCGGGGCCCGGCACGTCCGGCTCCGCGTCACGGACACCAACGGGTCCAAGAGCGGTGACCACGGGGACTGGGCGGCGGCCCGGTTCGGCTGCGCCTGA
- a CDS encoding magnesium and cobalt transport protein CorA: MRRVIVDSAIYRDGRRTDGPADLSDALDEARAAGDAFLWVGLHEPTEAEFDHVASEFALHPLAVEDALKAHQRPKLEVYDDSLFAVLKPVVYEPESDRVTSGELMLFIGDSFVVTVRHGEGAPLAQVRRRLEADPEVLKHGPTAVLYAVSDAVVDHYLDVAGELQVDLEELEADVFAPTGGNPSNTAERIYTAKRQVLEFRRASGPLAGPLARLTGGSVPFVNERSQPFFRDVNDHLLRANDQVEGLDRLLSDVLSAHLAQMGVRQNDDMRKISAWAAMAAVPTMVAGVYGMNFEHMPELHWVASYPVVIVVMAGIVMTLYRMFKRRGWM, encoded by the coding sequence ATACGGCGCGTGATCGTGGACTCTGCCATCTATCGGGACGGCCGCCGTACGGACGGACCCGCCGACCTCTCCGACGCGCTGGACGAGGCGCGGGCGGCCGGTGACGCCTTCCTCTGGGTGGGCCTGCACGAGCCCACGGAGGCCGAGTTCGACCACGTGGCCTCGGAGTTCGCGCTGCACCCGCTGGCCGTCGAGGACGCCCTCAAGGCCCATCAGCGCCCCAAGCTGGAGGTCTACGACGACTCGCTGTTCGCGGTGCTCAAGCCGGTGGTCTACGAGCCGGAGAGCGACCGGGTCACCTCCGGCGAGCTGATGCTGTTCATCGGCGACTCCTTCGTGGTCACGGTCCGGCACGGCGAGGGCGCGCCGCTCGCGCAGGTGCGCCGGCGCCTCGAAGCCGACCCGGAGGTGCTCAAGCACGGGCCGACGGCGGTGCTGTACGCGGTGAGCGACGCGGTCGTGGACCATTACCTCGATGTGGCGGGCGAGCTCCAGGTGGACCTGGAGGAGCTGGAGGCGGACGTCTTCGCGCCCACCGGGGGCAATCCGTCGAACACGGCGGAGCGGATCTACACGGCGAAGCGGCAGGTCCTGGAGTTCCGCCGGGCGAGCGGGCCGCTCGCCGGGCCGCTGGCCCGGCTCACCGGCGGTTCGGTGCCGTTCGTGAACGAACGCTCGCAGCCCTTCTTCCGGGACGTCAACGATCATCTGCTGCGCGCCAACGATCAGGTGGAGGGGCTCGACCGGCTCCTGTCCGACGTGCTGTCGGCCCATCTGGCGCAGATGGGGGTCCGGCAGAACGACGACATGCGGAAGATCTCGGCGTGGGCGGCCATGGCCGCGGTGCCCACGATGGTCGCCGGCGTCTACGGCATGAACTTCGAGCACATGCCGGAGTTGCACTGGGTGGCCTCGTACCCGGTGGTGATCGTGGTGATGGCGGGCATCGTCATGACCCTGTACCGGATGTTCAAGCGGCGCGGCTGGATGTGA
- a CDS encoding SCO1664 family protein, with product MPAPERIPPRSMSSSPPTLPDAELLAHGELTVRGRVREASNAVLYCSVAHEGREAACVYKPVAGEQPLWDFPDGTLAQREVAAFEISEATGWGLVPPTVLRDGPYGEGMVQLWIEADPGARLLALTEDDEPGEGWKAVGPAQIAEDRTALLVHADTPELRRLAVLDAVINNGDRKGGHLLPAPGGHLYGIDHGVTFHVDDKLRTLLWGWAGEELPAEAAEVLDRLDGALAPGAPLAARLAELLTGAEVAAVRARVAALRATGRHPEPSGQWPAIPWPPV from the coding sequence CTGCCCGCGCCAGAACGGATACCGCCGCGGAGCATGAGCAGCAGCCCCCCGACGCTCCCGGACGCCGAGCTGCTCGCCCACGGTGAGCTGACCGTGCGCGGCCGGGTCCGCGAGGCCTCCAACGCCGTGCTGTACTGCTCCGTCGCCCACGAAGGGCGGGAAGCGGCCTGCGTCTACAAACCGGTCGCGGGGGAGCAGCCGCTGTGGGACTTCCCCGACGGCACCCTCGCCCAGCGGGAGGTCGCCGCGTTCGAGATCTCCGAGGCCACCGGCTGGGGCCTGGTCCCGCCGACCGTGCTCCGCGACGGGCCGTACGGGGAGGGCATGGTCCAGCTGTGGATCGAGGCCGACCCCGGGGCGCGGCTGCTCGCCCTCACCGAGGACGACGAGCCGGGCGAGGGGTGGAAGGCCGTCGGACCGGCGCAGATCGCCGAGGACCGCACCGCGCTCCTGGTCCACGCCGACACCCCCGAGCTGCGCCGGCTCGCCGTCCTGGACGCGGTCATCAACAACGGCGACCGGAAGGGCGGGCACCTGCTGCCCGCGCCCGGTGGCCACCTCTACGGCATCGACCACGGGGTGACCTTCCACGTCGACGACAAGCTGCGCACCCTGCTGTGGGGCTGGGCGGGCGAGGAGCTGCCCGCCGAGGCGGCCGAGGTGCTCGACCGGCTCGACGGCGCACTGGCCCCCGGAGCGCCGCTCGCCGCCCGTCTGGCCGAACTGCTCACCGGCGCCGAGGTGGCCGCCGTCCGCGCCCGTGTGGCGGCGCTGAGGGCCACCGGACGGCATCCGGAGCCCTCGGGGCAGTGGCCGGCGATCCCCTGGCCGCCCGTCTGA
- a CDS encoding aldo/keto reductase: MEQRHLGRTGLRVSRLGLGTLTWGRDTDEHDAAEQLKAFWDAGGTLVDTADVYGGGEAEYLLGRLMERLVSRQDLVLSTKAGSVPDPDRRTDGSRGHLLAALDASLARLGTDHVDLWQLHAFDPYTPLEESLQALDIAVRSGRARYAGVANFCGWQLAKAGTWQLAGDRTRLAGAQLEYSLLQRGVEREVLPAAQDLGIGLLPSSPLGRGVLTGKYRSGTPTDSRGASETMAPFVEPYLDEAASRIVDAVTTAADGLATTPLHVALAWVRDRPGVTAPIVGARTARQLTAALSVETLSLPDEICRALDDVSAPVHRYPDHDWSTL, translated from the coding sequence ATGGAGCAGAGGCATCTCGGACGGACCGGCCTGCGTGTGTCGCGCCTCGGACTCGGCACCCTCACCTGGGGCCGGGACACCGACGAGCACGACGCCGCCGAGCAGTTGAAGGCGTTCTGGGACGCGGGCGGCACGCTCGTGGACACCGCCGACGTGTACGGCGGGGGCGAGGCGGAGTATCTGCTCGGCCGCCTCATGGAGCGGCTGGTGTCCCGGCAGGACCTCGTCCTGTCCACCAAGGCGGGCAGCGTGCCGGACCCCGACCGGCGCACGGACGGCTCGCGCGGACACCTCCTCGCCGCGCTCGACGCCTCCCTCGCCCGGCTCGGCACGGACCACGTCGACCTGTGGCAGCTGCACGCCTTCGACCCGTACACCCCCCTCGAGGAGTCGCTCCAGGCGCTCGACATCGCGGTACGCAGCGGGCGCGCGCGGTACGCGGGCGTGGCCAACTTCTGCGGCTGGCAGCTCGCCAAGGCCGGCACCTGGCAACTCGCCGGCGACCGCACCCGGCTGGCGGGGGCGCAGCTGGAGTACTCGCTGCTCCAGCGCGGTGTGGAGCGCGAGGTGCTGCCGGCGGCGCAGGACCTCGGGATAGGCCTGCTGCCCTCCTCGCCGCTCGGGCGCGGCGTCCTCACCGGCAAGTACCGCAGCGGTACCCCGACGGACTCGCGGGGCGCGTCCGAGACCATGGCGCCCTTCGTGGAGCCGTATCTGGACGAGGCCGCGAGCCGGATCGTGGACGCGGTCACGACCGCCGCCGACGGGCTCGCGACGACCCCGCTGCACGTGGCACTCGCCTGGGTCCGCGACCGGCCCGGCGTCACCGCCCCGATCGTCGGCGCGCGCACGGCACGCCAGCTCACGGCCGCGTTGTCGGTGGAGACCCTTAGTCTTCCTGACGAGATCTGTCGGGCGCTGGACGATGTGTCGGCGCCCGTGCACCGCTATCCGGATCACGACTGGAGCACCTTGTGA
- a CDS encoding histidine phosphatase family protein: MATLILVRHGRSTANTSGVLAGRTPGISLDERGAAQAAALPGRLADVPLAAVVSSPLQRCRETVQPLLDARPDLPLHVEDRINECDYGDWSGRKLAELNDEPLMEVVQAHASAAAFPGGESMRAMQARAVDAVHDWNARIEAEHGEDAAYVMCSHGDIVKSIVADALGLHLDLFQRLHVDPCSVTVVRYTRLRPFLVRLGDTGDFAGFAPREHPDSSGTAEVGGGAGAP; the protein is encoded by the coding sequence ATGGCCACGCTGATCCTCGTCCGGCACGGACGCTCCACCGCCAACACCTCCGGGGTCCTCGCGGGGCGCACGCCCGGGATCTCCCTCGACGAGCGGGGCGCCGCGCAGGCCGCCGCGCTCCCCGGGCGGCTCGCGGACGTGCCCCTCGCCGCCGTCGTCTCCAGCCCCCTCCAGCGCTGCCGGGAGACCGTACAGCCGCTCCTCGACGCCCGGCCGGACCTCCCGCTGCACGTCGAGGACCGGATCAACGAGTGCGACTACGGCGACTGGTCGGGCCGCAAGCTGGCCGAGCTCAACGACGAGCCCCTGATGGAGGTCGTCCAGGCGCACGCCTCCGCCGCCGCCTTCCCCGGCGGCGAGTCCATGCGCGCGATGCAGGCCCGCGCGGTCGACGCCGTCCACGACTGGAACGCGCGGATCGAGGCGGAGCACGGCGAGGACGCCGCCTATGTGATGTGCTCGCACGGAGACATCGTCAAATCGATCGTGGCGGACGCCCTCGGCCTCCACCTCGACCTCTTCCAGCGCCTGCACGTCGACCCCTGCTCGGTCACCGTCGTCCGGTACACCCGGCTGCGGCCGTTCCTCGTCCGCCTCGGCGACACCGGGGACTTCGCCGGGTTCGCCCCGCGCGAGCACCCCGACAGCAGTGGGACGGCTGAGGTCGGGGGCGGCGCGGGCGCACCGTGA